The sequence TAGATTTGAGTTATTTGTTTGTTCCCGGATGGGTGCGGGTGTTCTGACCAGTGCCAGAAgggttataatgtatcctatgaCGTCTCGGAGGCATTGCGTAAGTAATACTAAACCTGATTACAATCATGGTGTAGTGTGCTGAAGATCATCCATTGCAATACAATGCACTACTGGGGAGAAAGAGCCAGTCACATGTAAACACAATAATGAGAGAGAGGAATTCACAGACTTCTAATCGGAGACAATATCTGTTTAGAAGAGCTAACCTTCCTGTTTATTCTGTCTCTATCATGGTGTGGCAGAAGCAGGGAGCCTCCAAACAAACTCAACTCTAAAATTAATTGCCAGTTACAACAATCCCTCTACAACTGTACAATGCAGCATCAGTTATACTTATAGCAAGGTCTTGTATTTCAAGACCGCAATATAAGATAGAGATGTATATAAGCTCTAGATTGGCATTCTGgtagacagtcatacagtaaatcagatcacattttattgatcacatacacatggttagcagatgttattgcgagtgtagagaaatgcttgtacaTAGTCACAGACAAAAAGAAGACAATTGACGTATGGGCTAGTCTATGCTGCAACTAAGCCCccaacccccccaccacacaccctATATCCCATCACTTCCCCAGCCAGGACTTTCTGAGTAGTGACTGTCTCCCTAGGTCCTGCCGTGACACCACAATGCCAACTGATCACCACAATGCTAACTGATCACCACAATGCTAACTTCTCATCACAATGCTAACTTCTCATCACAATGCTAACTGATCACCACAATGCTAACTGCTCACCACAATGCTAACTGCTCACCACAATGCTAACTTCTCATCACAATGCTAACTTCTCATCACAATGCTAACTGCTCACCACAATGCTAACTTCTCACCACAATGCTAACTGCTCACCACAATGCTAACTGCTCACCACAATGCTAACTTCTCATCACAATGCTAACTTCTCACCACAATGCTAACTGATCACCACAATGCTAACTGCTCACCACAATGCTAACTTCTCACCACAATGCTAACTTCTCACCACAATGCTAACTGATCACCACAATGCTAACTTCTCATCACAATGCTAACTGCTCACCACAATGCTAACTGCTCACCACAATGCTAACTGCTCACCACAATGCTAACTTCTCATCACAATGCTAACTTCTCATCACAATGCTAACTGCTCACCACAATGCTAACTGCTCACCACAATGCTAACCAGACCTGGAGAAATGAGGCCTATTGTTTTCCCTTTCTGCCACACCTTCATGTACTTTCCAGATGAGAACCCGTCATCCATCGCACATGGCTTTTGGGACTAGGAAGTTCCTGTTGTCAGGCATTTCAGGGAAGGGAACCTTTTGTGAGCATTGCGCGAGAGTGGAGCTTGGAGAATTAGGATCATTCCTCTGGTGGCAGTGGACATACTGTTCTAAGCTACAGACAcaggcatgcgcacacacacacacacacacacacacacacacacacacacacacacacacaccagatgcacacacacacacaccagatgcacacaccagatgcacacacaccagatgcacacacacacacacacacacaccagatgcacacacacacacacacaccagatgcacacacacacatacacacacacacacacacacacacaccagatgcacacacacaccacacacacacaccagatgcacacacacatacacacaccagatgcacacacacacacaccagatgcacacacacacacaccagatgcacacacacatacacgtctgGTCAGTCTCTTGGGCTAGTAGCCTGATCCTTATCTGCAGACGATCGGACAGAGCTCACGTCCTACTGTCCCACAAACACAGTGAACTAAAGCCCTCATACACCCTCTAAAGTCTCTGTCCTCTTATGTAAATCAatctaaacatacagtacataaagTGCAAGGACAGTGATCCCTACACAAGATCCCTGTCCTTATAATTCCAGTAACTGAAACTAATAGTGAGGAATGTGTTTAACTGTGGAGTGTCTGCTTCCCCGAGACCCTCTGATAAGTTCAGAAGACTTGATTAAAATCATGTGAAGTCAGTGAATGGAACAGCATGAGGTTACTGACACGACACGTTTATCGGGAGCCTCAGTTCTCAGTATCCCATTCACAGACAAATTGAATTGGTCTTCCATCCTCTAACAAGTCCGGATTTACAATGACCCCTTGTGGGGATAGGGGTTACTACGATTGCTGCACAGTCCAATGCGGCTGCTCCGTGAGTCATGTATTTGATCAATTACTGGTTTGTCAACCGATTTGAATGTCTTTACAGTtgcatttctttctttttttgtctTGTTGACACCCTTTATTAGTTTCATTCAGTGTCCTTGTTTTCATCCTCTCTGTTTTCATTCAGTATTCATTCAATGTGATGAATAAATCAAATAGGGCCAGATTGGCCAAAATGGACCTTCAATAAAGCCATGTTGTGTTAAGGTTCAAATAGTCAAACTCCCCTgagctgacctctgacctgcaTTCTCATTGGTCCACAGTGTTCCAGGATGTCCACGTGATGATTTTCATTGGCTTCGGCTTCCTGATGACCTTCCTGAAGAGATATGGCTTCAGCAGCGTGGGCCTCAACCTGCTCCTGGCCGCCTTCGCTCTGCAGTGGGGTCTCCTCGTGCAAGGCCTCTGGCACCTGGACGAAGGAAAGATCAAAGTCTCCATCTTCAAGTAAATCCAATAAAACACAGTACGGTCAGAAGGAATGTAGCTAGCAGTAGCAGCATTATGTCCACATGATAGAGGACACCCAAGGAAGTGGTCTGTTTTAGTGTTGataatgcatctctctctctctgtctctctctgtctctctatctgtctccctctctcgctctctcttctctctccccacctccacctcctcttacTCCTCACCAAAAGGATGATCAATGCAGACTTCAGTACAGCCACGGTTCTGATCTCGTTCGGGGCAGTCCTGGGAAAAACCAGCCCAGTCCAGCTCCTCATCATGACCCTCCTTGAGATCACCATCTTCGGCATCAATGAACATCTGGTGGCCGAAGTCCTGAAGGTCAGTGCACTTCACCATAATCTCAGAACCCAGAACCAACCATTATGTTAACAGTCAGTCACAACAGACTAACTTCACCCCCAACCACTCATCTAAGCACTCGTGTACATGAAAGACAACACTATGCAAAAAAAAGTATATTCGTTAATACAGTCCAATGAGCAATATTGTGTGCAATCTTGTGAGTAATGGTAAAAAAAAGGTGAATCTCCTGTTGATCCATGCATAACTACCTCTTATTCTTCTTATTCCGTGGTATCATGGCGGTCCGTAAACAAGGTGCATGCCACCCCCTACTGTGCATGACTACTACCCGTTTACCTGGGCCCTTACACACACGACCTCACCCCACGACCCCAccacctgacctctaaccccagtGAGATTGCCCTCTAGTGGTGAGAAGTGGTAGCCCAAAACAACTAGACAAGATTCATCCTACCAAAAGGGCTCTTATAAATATAATCATGCTGTTAATTCATAGGGATGAGTCTATCATTGGAAAAAAATTATTTAAGGTCAAGGGGTCAAATTTTATTCTTGAATCTGTCCCATTCCTATTCCCAACCAATCAGTGCACTAGTTTTGCTTGGGAATGGCCAGAGGCGGGATGGATGAGTGACAAGTGATTGAGACAACTAGCAGGCTAAGCAGAAAGTTTGTTTGGGAGGGCTTTTATTTGAATTGTTGTATTTTGTTTTACAACATAATTAAGTAGTTTATGTGGTTTGTCCAACTCACAGGCCAATGATGTTGGGGCCTCCATGATTATCCATGCCTTCGGGGCATACTTCGGTCTAGCAGTGGCCCGCATGCTGTACAGGCCAGCTCTGGGGAACGGTCATGAGAACGACGGCTCTGTCTACCACTCTGACCTCTTCGCCATGATCGGTAGGAGCAGCAACTCACATGGCAGTCATCACAGTCAATGCAAAATTCAGTTGATCTTATTACTGTAGTCAGTCACTAACTACTATTAAAAGATAGATCAGCTAAATATTGATAAAATGTCCCCTTATGTATCTTTGGAACACTAGAAATAGAAATGTTGCAATACGTGCATAAGGGAATGCCTAGGGAATGCCTGGCCTTTTGTATCAAGCATCTCAGAATAGGAGTGCTGATTTGAAATCAAGTTCTGACTTTTAGATCAAAATGAATGATATTATATGGACTAGGGGACCTgaacctagatcagcactcctaagcTGAGATGCTTGATACATTTAGCCCCTGGTGTCTGTTTGCACGGTATATTTATACTTTACTCACAagggtgttgtatgtgtgtggctCAAGTGGAGGCTCCTGCGCATATCATAGTCACATACGCCACCTAGTGGACAAAAACGTTAATTGCTTCAGACTAGCCAGCCAACTTCTGTTTGACATAGTTTTAATACATTTAATGCATTCATTTTGTTTTATATATTTCAGAATCAATTGAATTAGCAGACAAATAAAAGTCTACTTGAATATCTTCTCCAGGTACCGTGTTCCTCTGGATGTTCTGGCCCAGTTTCAACTCTGCCATTGCAGAACCCGGTGCTGATCAACTCATGGCTGTCACCAACACCTACTTCTCGCTGGCTGCCTGTGTGCTCTCCGCCTATGCCGTCTCCAGCCTGGTGGAGCACAAAGGGAAACTGGACATGGTGAGATATCACATGCTTCACTCAAACCACAAAGAGTCAGAAGCAAAGCTGTAGATTGTTTACCACCTCAATTTATTTGACTTGAATATATTCAAACAAGGCtattgagtgtttgtgtgtttgtgtgtgtgtgtgtctctgggagAGAGACAATAGAATCTCACACAGCACCTACTGTAGCAAAGCTAATAGATGCTTCCATAGGTCCACATCCAGAATGCCACTCTGGCCGGAGGTGTTGCCGTGGGAACCTGCGCTGACATGAATATCGGGCCTTTCGGTGCCATGATCATCGGATTCGTGGCTGGCATCGTCTCCACCCTGGGCTTCAAGTTCCTCACTGTGAGTACAAAGGTCACACACATCTGAACCAATAGGACGACAATCCTGAGATGGACCAGGACACCAAACTGTCTAGAAAATGCCATAGTTAACTAGGGTTGTAATGTGTCTTGTGAGTGGCAATACACCTACATTCTTTTGAATAATGAGCCTAATGAGCAAaaatggttgtggttgtggttggtgAAACCAGTTTTGCGTGCTGGGAGAAACTTGCATTTTAGTCAAAACAAACACCTACCATCAGataactatatattttttttaatgagtaGGGAATAATGTAAATGAGAACTGTTTCTTTCTGCATTTCAGCCCATCCTGGCATCCAACCTGGGCATCCAGGACACCTGTGGCGTTCACAATCTGCACGGCATGCCTGGCATCCTTGGGGGTATCGCTGGCATTGTGGCTGTCGCTCTGGGAAAGAAGGATGGGTAAGGCTCATCTAACCACACTCTTCATACTGTACATCTATACAAGCAGATTAAGAAACAGGAAGGATTTTATAAAGACTTTCGGTAAATTACAATGTGTAGTCATTTTCATGTTCAACAGAAATGGGAAACTCAGCAACTTTGACCAGTGGCCATATTTGTGATCTCTGTATAGATACTGCAGTTCTGGAATGTCTATAGTAATTCACTTTTCAGTGAAGGCGTGACCTTGGCCTCAATAATAATAAGTGTCAAAATAAGGGTctcttaaattttttttttttaagtactgTACCCTTCTCATTTTCTCTTCTCCACCGTTCTTCCCTCAGGAGCGCTGTCATGCAGGCTGCAGCCCTGGCCTCATCCCTTGGGTTCGCTTTGGTTGGTGGAGCCATGACAGGTGGGTGGACAAAACACAGTCAAATGTTTTGTCATTCAAAAAAATCGACCTCACAAAATCAATTTGAACACACTGTCGTGTCGGTTTTCGTATGGTAATAGAAATATTATATTTCTACACTCATCATCAAATCGTAGGTCATAACAATTTACTTTATTCCATGAAACGTATTGAATAATACTGTAATTGACGTATCTCTTTGTACAGGTCTGATAATGAAACTTCCATTCTGGGGACAGCCTCCAGATCAGAACTGCTTTGATGATTCAATCTATTGGGAGGTAAGAACTTGAGAGATAAAACACATCATACTGTTCCATCCTTGAACATCACTAGCTTACAGTTGAATCAAACACCTGAGCTATATAGTACACGGTACATGATGTTTCATGTATTGGTGTGACACTCATATAACATTTGAGATATCCAATACCATAATGTGGCATTAGCTAAGAtggcatattgtattgtattacatGTCACGTGACCACCTAGTGACATGCAAAAACAATTTAAtttgtaaataaaaaaaatactatcTTATAACAAATATGATTTGGCGTAGGAGAAATTGGGCTAAAATGTAAGATCTGTTACTGACTGAGATGTGACTGTCCTTAGGTTCCTGAAGAGGAAGAGGGCGAGGAGAGCCTGGCTCACGGAGACCATTCCATGAACAAAGCAGAGGCCTAAATCTCCTGCCCTGTGCTGCAAATACATTATCCACAACCCTTGGAGCTATCATGAACCAGACATTAGACCTTGGGTGTATGTTAATATTCTTAGCTGgcttcctctcctcgtctcctctcctttgtTTAAGTGGTGGATCCCTACCAGGACTTCCTGCGTAACCTGTCTAATGTCTTGACCATCAGTGGTgacggagagaaggagaggaagccaAGTTATGCTATTTGAGATCAACCCAGAATGACCAGTGCTATCAACTTGTCAGTTGTTTTTACCCAGAGCATAAATGTATTGATTTGAGATCATATCAAATCACATTTGAAGTGGTTCAAGCTACCTTATTTACACATCACTAATTCAATCCGAACAGCAAGGAAGCTCATGTTGCACTTTTCTGTGTATCAAACTACGTCCTCATTGTCCATAGATTTGTATTAAATATTTTAATCTTTAATTGAATAGAATAGGTCCACTGAAAAGCATTTGGGGAAGATGTTATAGCTCATTATAATTCCAACTAAAGTGTAAGAGGTAGGTGTGTTACATACAAAACATGTATTATCAGGTCTCAATGTAATTGAAATAGCATTGTAAGTATTTTTGTTTACAGAAAATCATATCAAACCTTACATGCTTGCTGAGTTTTGGATGTGTTAGTCTGAAAATTGATTTCAGCGAAGCAGCATTTTGATATAAATGCCCCTTTAATAACTTGCATATAAGCATGAACTGTTCTTTCACACATTCAGAGGAAAGATACTTTCAgggatttatttttttaactgaaTTTGATTACCAATATGTGCCACTGTTCTGAGCCACTGGAAACAGTAGAAACAGTATAGAAATAGTAGAAACAGTATATCAAGCTGACATTCAATTATATCACCAATCCTCAAAATGTTAACAGACATTTGTTTTTCCTCATATACATTGTATATTTTTCGCCATCCAACTGACATAACCGATATTGTGTGCTAAGCCTTGTTTCATGAAGAGAATCAACTGCTACTTTGGCCTGCTGCAGAGCAAGTCCGTCTCACTGGAGCCCACTACTCCTGCTGGAGAGAATCTGATCCCAGACCTGTGAAGTATAGGCAGTAGCTACCCGCTAGGCACAGATATaatttcaacatctagttttgattgacatatttttgagtggtcaactaacgtgaatttaacgtgaaatcaacaacaacaacaaaaatacatcAATCAATTTAGGTTAACATTGAAatccctttaccttgatgacatttagctaatccaatcagttttccacgttgattcaacgtcatcacattacattttttagttgaaattatgtggaaacaacgttgattcaaccatttTTGGCCCAGTGGGTAAGGGATAGTATTCATCAAGCGTCTGATATTggggtgctgatctaggatcagttttgcctttctaGATCATCACTTCTAATCTGAGACGCTTGATAAATATGGGACCATGGCTCACAGGGATTGACGCAGGGCAAGGATTGGTCCTGCATTAAACTACTCTCTGTGTGCTCCCAACACTCTGTGGTTTTCCTTCTTCAGCCCCAGTCACCTCAAAGCTAAAGTAGAGTGTCTTCCATTTAAATTTTTCCCTCTATGTTTTTTCAAATACAGAAAGGCTgcattgaaatctgacacgtccAATTAAAAACCGGATAGGCTACATGTCACAATTATAATATGCATACAGAATAAATGGGGCGTGACAAAGATAGTCACTGATAAGCTTTCTTTAGTTCTTTCACTTCTTATTGTAACCTCTTCATGTACAGTGTAGTTAGTTACACAATGGATATAGTTAGTTTCTCTAAATCCCTGCACCTAGGACTAGCAATTGGTACAGTGTGTATCAGAGAAAAAAGTATGTCTTTATATATTTCAAACATTTTGTTGAATAAAGCGAAGGCTATACTTTAGAATGCAGGAGGAAAATAGCCTGCAATAGTTCCTGTACTAGACCATTGTTGCAAGGAAAGATTAAACTGACTACAGATAGATAAATAGCCTAGTATTTCATTTGGCTGATGTAGTAGCCAACGTGTGATATAAACGTAGGGCTGAAGCTTAGTACACCAGCAGTCAAGACTTTGTTGAAATGATTGACATGGCATTAGCTTTTTAGGTTACAGAAAATGAATATGTATGACACTGTTGTTAATGTATAAATACTAATACTGGCACTTATAAATATGATTATATATCATATCAGAGTGACTCTGTGTGTGGTTTTTGCCATGATTCCATTGCATAATCAACATCAACATTATTTTTTACAACCAGAAAGTTGTGGCTAGTAGAAggggtgatggagtgctgtaacTTTTCCAGGGTCAAGACCCATGCACTAATGAATGTGCATCCTTTGACCACACAGGATTTGGCAGGATTTGCCAGGGGTTGAAAGGTCAGGTTTATTCTGCACGAGGAGCATTATTACTGTCACTGAATGATTTTGTATATTCATGACTTGTGTGTGCAGTATCCAGTGACTGTATCCTATTAGGGATagattttttctctctttctgattGAATGTTGTTTTTATTAAGGAAATACAGcgttattgccttacctcttccAAGCCGTCAAATGCTAAAATAATATTTGAGCCCAACGAGGTTTACAACCATAGAAATGGAATTATATTGCTGTTTAAAACATTGCTGTGTTGCTTTAAGAAATCAATGGTGCATTGTGGGATGCAAAATGGCTCAATCGCGTTGTCAGCAGAGTAGCCAGCCAGTTATCTCTTATAGCCATACAGTTACATTTACAAATAAGTACAGTCGATAAAGTATTGCTAATCATTGTTTAGAGAATATCACTTTGATAAACAGCAACTTTTTATTGCATTCGCGTCTTTTGGTCGAGACAACAGCCACCATGGTAAGTACCTAGGTACCCAACGTTATCGGCC is a genomic window of Oncorhynchus nerka isolate Pitt River linkage group LG24, Oner_Uvic_2.0, whole genome shotgun sequence containing:
- the rhag gene encoding ammonium transporter Rh type A encodes the protein MPAYSTNMRLKFPILALTLEIITIILFAVFVVYDDGKHGGHGAHNNATHHEETTEQNPLTLYPMFQDVHVMIFIGFGFLMTFLKRYGFSSVGLNLLLAAFALQWGLLVQGLWHLDEGKIKVSIFKMINADFSTATVLISFGAVLGKTSPVQLLIMTLLEITIFGINEHLVAEVLKANDVGASMIIHAFGAYFGLAVARMLYRPALGNGHENDGSVYHSDLFAMIGTVFLWMFWPSFNSAIAEPGADQLMAVTNTYFSLAACVLSAYAVSSLVEHKGKLDMVHIQNATLAGGVAVGTCADMNIGPFGAMIIGFVAGIVSTLGFKFLTPILASNLGIQDTCGVHNLHGMPGILGGIAGIVAVALGKKDGSAVMQAAALASSLGFALVGGAMTGLIMKLPFWGQPPDQNCFDDSIYWEVPEEEEGEESLAHGDHSMNKAEA